The Leishmania mexicana MHOM/GT/2001/U1103 complete genome, chromosome 32 genome has a window encoding:
- a CDS encoding metallo-peptidase, Clan MF, Family M17 encodes MSTYKRIRSNSTYEEANVSAFVASCVEYASNVTLHVAETGRALTSKTGQVQTVLVLGTDAQLKEMTAMAVCPHYDEAACAAAATAPESRAHVVKVTATLRLLIGKVPSVASRHNCASRPDQVSEIVKQAMAECPAADAEAGLDIYYVGSGYEVSVAVAIARSCKQSFTAKRGHAEQSYLNVGRPVRVVMPSGKPAQLAVIAHCVQLCQRLVDAPTNLLDTLTFTEIAERWAAKLKAAGIDVSVNVIAGEELRERGYGGVYGTGKAAEYPPHLVTLSYRPKAGMSPKDRIALVGKGIVYDTGGLSIKSREGMCSMKHDMGGAAAVFCGLLCLAMMRAPIEVSSILCLADNAVGPRSQRNDDILRMKSGVTVEINNTDAEGRLVLSDGVYHACKELSYTPSIIVDMATLTGAQGIATGQHHAAIYTNSEASEKRFVAAGKACGDLCFPVVYCPEFHSAEFVSAVADCKNSVKNRANAQVSCAGYFIGNNLSKDYEGEWVHVDLAAPATRDEATGFGVALIVQTFAAELL; translated from the coding sequence ATGAGCACCTACAAGCGCATCCGCTCCAATTCGACGTACGAAGAGGCGAACGTGTCCGCCTTCGTGGCCAGCTGCGTGGAGTATGCGAGCAACGTGACGCTCCACGTGGCGGAGACGGGTCGCGCGCTGACTTCAAAGACGGGACAGGTGCAGACGGTGCTTGTGCTGGGCACGGATGCGCAACTGAAGGAGATGACCGCGATGGCGGTGTGCCCGCACTACGATGAggcggcgtgcgctgctgccgcgacaGCGCCGGAGTCGCGTGCACACGTGGTGAAGGTGACGGCGACGTTACGGCTGCTGATCGGGAAGGTGCCGTCCGTTGCGTCGCGCCACAACTGTGCGTCGCGGCCCGACCAGGTGAGCGAGATCGTGAAGCAGGCGATGGCGGAGTGCCCCGCCGCGGACGCCGAGGCTGGGCTGGACATCTACTACGTGGGCAGCGGCTACGAGGTGAGCGTGGCCGTCGCGATTGCGCGGTCGTGCAAGCAGTCGTTCACTGCGAAGCGCGGGCACGCGGAGCAGAGCTACCTGAACGTTGGCCGCCCGGTGCGCGTGGTGATGCCGTCCGGCAAGCCGGCGCAGCTCGCTGTGATTGCGCACTGCGTGCAGCTGTGCCAGCGGCTGGTGGACGCGCCAACGAACCTGCTGGACACGTTGACGTTCACGGAGATCGCTGAGCGGTGGGCAGCAAAGCTGAAGGCAGCCGGCATCGACGTGTCCGTGAACGTGATCGCTGGAGAGGAGCTTCGCGAGCGTGGGTACGGCGGTGTTTACGGTACAGGGAAGGCCGCTGAGTACCCGCCGCACCTTGTGACGCTGTCGTACAGGCCGAAGGCTGGTATGTCACCCAAGGATCGGATTGCACTTGTGGGCAAAGGCATCGTGTACGACACGGGCGGCCTTTCGATCAAGTCCCGCGAGGGCATGTGCTCGATGAAGCACGACATgggaggtgcagcggccgTGTTCTGCGGCTTGTTGTGCCTGGCGATGATGCGTGCGCCTATTGAGGTGTCAAGCATCTTGTGTCTCGCTGACAACGCCGTGGGCCCCCGCTCACAGCGGAATGATGACATCCTGCGCATGAAGTCCGGCGTCACTGTAGAGATCAACAACACAGACGCCGAGGGCCGCCTTGTGCTCTCGGACGGTGTCTACCATGCCTGCAAGGAGCTGAGCTACACGCCGAGCATCATTGTAGACATGGCGACGCTGACAGGCGCGCAAGGCATTGCGACCGGTCAGCACCACGCTGCCATCTACACGAACTCAGAGGCCAGCGAGAAGCGCTTCGTGGCCGCCGGCAAGGCGTGCGGCGACTTGTGTTTTCCAGTGGTGTACTGCCCTGAGTTTCACAGCGCCGAGTTTGTCAGCGCTGTGGCCGATTGCAAGAATAGTGTGAAGAACCGCGCCAATGCACAGGTGAGCTGTGCCGGGTACTTTATTGGCAACAACCTGTCCAAGGACTACGAGGGCGAATGGGTGCATGTTGACCTGGCCGCGCCCGCGACCCGCGATGAGGCTACGGGGTTTGGTGTCGCCTTGATTGTGCAGACGTTTGCAGCGGAGCTGTTGTAG